A window of the Xenopus laevis strain J_2021 chromosome 9_10L, Xenopus_laevis_v10.1, whole genome shotgun sequence genome harbors these coding sequences:
- the LOC108701408 gene encoding disco-interacting protein 2 homolog A isoform X8 has translation MWDCAGCLPLPLIVVTGSERGSQMLKCFFVRAAVVTSLCTFDCFLYLSEPTNPLTSRFKLADVELMQQHADTYSDITQKGYEKKRAKLLARYIPLIQGIVHGWVDPSLQAENKLAGSSQILITANKQQRSRSTSSRDERFRSDVHTEAVQAALAKYKERKMPMPSKRRSALVQPSVDTYTPPDTSSASEDEGSLFRQGHITSTPLQGHSSVEPWISRITQGSSTSSSASSTSSHPGAKPTASNSCPVIAAATMLADVMAHAQMESISAPPDVTTGLVGHSHHERPQMASVRGVPRGFNSSILETANGVPVNSRVSSKIQQLLNTLKRPKRPPLREFFLDDFEELLEVQQPDPNQPKSEGAEIALLKGEPLGVVSNWPPSLLTALNRWGTTQPKAPCLTSLDTTGKTLYTLTYGKLWSRSVKLAYTLLNKLTNKNEPLLKPGDRVALVFPNSDPVMFMVAFYGCLLSELIPVPIEVPLTRKDAGSQQIGFLLGCCSVSLALTTDACQKGLPKAQSGDVVTFKGWPRLAWFVIDGKHLMKPPKDWHPHIRDASKDGAYIEYKTSKEGSTMGVIVSQAAMLAHCHTLTQACGYSEAETLINVLDFKRDAGLWHGVLTSVMNRMHVISIPYALMKVNPLSWIQKVGAYKARVALVKSRDMHWSLLAQRDQRDLSLSSLRMLIVADGANPWSISSCDAFLNVFQSRGLRPEVISPCASSAEALTLSMHRPPDLGGVPPGKAVLSMNALSYSVIRADTEEKLSVLTVQDVGQVMPGACMCVVKTEGAPYLCKTDEVGELCVSSCSTGTAYFGLQGITKNVFETVPLTASGEALCNQTFTRTGLLGFIGPERLVFVVGKVDGQMIVSGRRHSCDDVVATALAVEPMKFVYRGRIAVFSVNVLHDERIVLVAEQRPDSSEEDSFQWMSRVLQAIDSIHQVGVYCLALVPANTLPKAPLGGIHISETKQHFLEGSLHPCNVLMCPHTCVTNLPKPRQKQPDVGPASMIVGNLVAGKRIAQACGRDVSQLEDNDQAKKFLYLADVLQWRAQTTPDHILLLLLNSKGAVSSSATCLQLHKKAERIAAGLVEKAHLSVGDHVALVYPPGIDLIATFFGCLYAGCIPITVRPPHPQNLATTLPTVKMIVEVSKSSCILTTQAIMRLLKSKEAAAAVDVKTWPTILDTEDMPKKKVLRAFRPASPETLAYLDFSVSTTGLLAGVKMSHSACSALCRSIKLQCELYPSRQIAICLDPYCGLGFALWCLCSVYSGHQSILVPPLELETNASLWLCAVSQYKVRVTFCSYSVMEMCTRGLGTQTGTLRSRGVNLSCVRTCMVVAEERPRISLTQSFSKLFKDLGLSTRAVSTTFGCRVNVAICLQGTAGPDPTTVYVDMRALRHDRVRLVERGSPHSLPLMESGKILPGVKVIIAHTETKGPLGDSHLGEIWISSPHNANGYYTVYGEEALHADHFNARLSFGDTQTVWARTGYLGFLRRTELTDASGERHDALYVVGSLDETLELRGMRYHPIDIETSVIRAHKNIAECAVFTWTNLLVVVLELDGPEQEALDLVALVTNVVLEEHYLIVGVVVIVDPGVIPINSRGEKQRMHLRDGFLADQLDPIYVAYNM, from the exons GTGACATCACTCAGAAAGGCTATGAGAAGAAGAGAGCTAAACTACTAGCTCGCTACATCCCTCTCATTCAAGGTATAGTCCATGGCT GGGTAGATCCTTCACTGCAAGCAGAGAACAAGCTTGCAGGCTCctctcaaattttaataactgCAAACAAGCAGCAGAGGTCCCGTTCCACCAGCTCAAGGGATGAACGCTTCCGATCGG ATGTTCACACAGAAGCTGTACAAGCTGCTCTGGCCAAATATAAGGAGAGAAAAATGCCCATGCCTTCCAAGAGACGTTCTGCCCTTGTCCAGCCCTCTGTAGACACCTACACCCCACCTG ACACGTCTTCTGCCTCGGAGGATGAGGGTTCATTGTTCCGCCAGGGGCACATCACATCCACACCGCTCCAGGGTCATTCCAGCGTGGAGCCCTGGATTAGCAGAATAACCCAGGGCTCCTCCACCTCATCATCTGCATCCTCCACCTCATCCCACCCAGGAGCCAAGCCTACTGCCTCCAATAGCTGTCCAGTCATCGCAGCTGCTACAATGCTGGCAGACGTCATGGCACATGCCCAGATGG AGAGTATTTCTGCTCCACCAGATGTAACAACAGGCCTGGTGGGACACTCTCACCATGAACGCCCACAGATGGCCTCAGTCCGAGGTGTTCCACGGGGGTTCAACAGCAGCATCCTAGAAACAGCTAATG GGGTTCCAGTAAACAGCAGAGTTTCTTCCAAAATACAGCAACTCCTCAATACATTAAAAAGGCCAAAGCGCCCACCTCTTAGAGAGTTCTTTTTGGATGATTTTGAGGAGCTCCTTGAAG TCCAGCAACCAGATCCAAACCAGCCTAAATCAGAGGGTGCAGAGATAGCTTTGCTCAAGGGGGAACCACTAGGGGTGGTGTCTAACTGGCCACCTTCATTGCTGACTGCTCTGAATCGATGGGGAACCACACAACCAAAAGCTCCCTGTCTAACCTCCTTGGACACAACTGGGAAAACTCTCTACACACTCACTTATG GCAAGCTGTGGAGTCGTAGTGTTAAACTGGCCTACACCCTCCTCAACAAGCTGACCAACAAGAATGAGCCGCTGCTGAAACCAGGGGACAGG GTTGCGCTCGTTTTTCCCAACAGCGATCCTGTTATGTTCATGGTTGCATTTTATGGCTGCCTTTTGTCAGAGCTGATTCCTGTGCCCATCGAAGTACCACTTACCAGGAAG GATGCTGGCAGTCAGCAGATTGGATTTCTTCTGGGGTGCTGCAGCGTGTCCCTAGCTCTCACAACAGATGCCTGTCAGAAAGGACTTCCCAAAGCCCAGAGTGGTGATGTGGTAACATTTAAAG GTTGGCCTCGCTTGGCATGGTTTGTTATTGATGGCAAACACTTAATGAAGCCTCCCAAAGACTGGCACCCTCATATCAGAGATGCCAGCAAAGATGGGGCTTACATAGAG TATAAGACCAGCAAAGAGGGCAGTACTATGGGTGTCATAGTGTCTCAGGCTGCAATGTTGGCACACTGCCATACTCTGACACAGGCATGCGGCTACTCTGAAG CGGAAACATTGATCAATGTTCTGGACTTCAAGCGGGATGCTGGACTTTGGCATGGTGTGCTGACA AGTGTTATGAACCGGATGCATGTGATCAGCATTCCGTATGCTCTGATGAAAGTCAATCCTCTATCCTGGATCCAGAAAGTTGGTGCCTATAAAG cACGTGTGGCCCTTGTCAAATCGCGTGACATGCACTGGTCCCTCCTGGCACAGCGAGACCAGCGGGATTTGAGCCTTAGTTCCCTGAGAATGCTGATTGTAGCAGATGGAGCAAATCCAT GGTCAATATCTTCCTGTGATGCCTTTCTCAACGTCTTCCAGTCTCGAGGCTTACGTCCTGAAGTAATTTCACCCTGTGCCAGCTCTGCTGAAGCGCTAACATTGTCAATGCATAG ACCACCAGATTTAGGCGGAGTGCCACCCGGAAAGGCTGTTTTATCCATGAATGCACTAAGCTACAGTGTTATACGTGCAGACACTGAAGAGAAGCTGTCTGTGCTGACTGTGCAGGATGTGGGCCAGGTCATGCCTGGAG cttGCATGTGTGTAGTAAAAACTGAGGGGGCACCATACCTATGCAAGACGGATGAGGTTGGTGAGCTCTGTGTGTCCTCTTGCTCCACTGGCACAGCATATTTTGGTCTCCAAGGGATCACCAAGAATGTATTTGAG ACTGTTCCACTGACTGCAAGTGGGGAGGCTTTGTGTAACCAAACCTTTACCAGAACTGGGCTACTTGGCTTCATAGGGCCA GAGCGGCTGGTGTTTGTGGTGGGGAAGGTGGACGGACAAATGATTGTAAGCGGGCGAAGACACAGCTGTGATGATGTAGTTGCGACAGCCTTGGCTGTGGAACCAATGAAATTTGTTTACAGAGGAAG GATAGCTGTGTTCTCAGTAAATGTTCTGCACGATGAGAGGATAGTACTGGTTGCAGAACAACGCCCTGATTCCTCTGAGGAGGACAGCTTTCAATGGATGAGCAGAGTACTTCAG GCCATTGACAGCATTCACCAGGTTGGTGTGTACTGTCTGGCCTTGGTTCCTGCCAACACTCTGCCCAAAGCACCACTTGGTGGAATTCACATCTCAGAAACCAAGCAGCACTTTCTGGAGGGCTCCCTGCATCCATGTAATGTTCTTATGTGCCCACATACTTGTGTTACCAACCTACCTAAGCCACGCCAAAAACAGCCAG ATGTGGGTCCTGCATCTATGATTGTGGGGAATCTGGTGGCAGGGAAGCGCATTGCACAAGCTTGTGGGAGGGATGTGTCTCAGCTTGAAGATAATGATCAagcaaaaaag tttttgtacTTGGCCGATGTATTGCAGTGGAGGGCCCAAACTACCCCCGATCATAtccttcttttacttctgaactcTAAG GGTGCAGTGTCCAGTTCTGCCACTTGTTTGCAGTTGCACAAAAAGGCAGAACGCATTGCTGCTGGGTTGGTTGAGAAAGCTCACCTCAGTGTTGGTGATCATGTGGCCCTGGTGTATCCTCCAg GAATTGACCTAATTGCCACATTTTTTGGCTGCCTTTATGCTGGCTGCATCCCAATCACTGTACGGCCTCCTCACCCACAAAACCTTGCTACCACACTGCCCACTGTTAAAATGATTGTAGAG GTGAGCAAATCATCTTGTATCCTTACAACACAAGCAATAATGCGACTTCTTAAGTCTAAGGAGGCTGCTGCAGCTGTGGACGTTAAAACATGGCCAACTATTTTGGACACAG AGGACATGCCAAAGAAAAAAGTATTGCGTGCTTTTAGGCCAGCCTCACCCGAAACTCTGGCATATCTGGATTTCAGTGTGTCTACTACGGGATTATTAGCAGGAGTAAAG ATGTCCCATTCAGCATGCAGTGCCTTATGCCGCTCCATTAAGCTACAGTGTGAACTGTATCCTTCTCGTCAGATAGCGATCTGTCTGGATCCATACTGTGGTTTAGGCTTTGCTCTCTGGTGCCTGTGCAG tgtATATTCCGGACACCAGTCTATTCTGGTGCCTCCATTGGAGTTGGAGACCAATGCCTCCCTATGGCTTTGCGCTGTTAGCCAATACAAAGTACGTGTCACTTTCTGCTCTTACTCTGTTATGGAAATGTGCACCCGAGGCCTAGGAACACAGACTGGTACCTTGAGG TCACGAGGTGTGAACCTTTCCTGTGTACGCACATGCATGGTAGTAGCAGAGGAGCGCCCACGTATTTCTCTTACTCAGTCCTTCTCGAAATTGTTcaaggacctggggctttccaccAGGGCTGTCAGCACCACATTTGGCTGCAGAGTCAACGTGGCCATTTGTTTACAG GGTACTGCTGGTCCTGACCCAACCACTGTGTATGTAGATATGCGAGCCCTTCGGCATGATAG ggtGCGCTTAGTTGAGAGGGGGTCTCCACACAGTCTTCCACTGATGGAATCTGGGAAG ATTCTCCCTGGTGTTAAAGTTATCATTGCACACACAGAGACCAAAGGACCACTTGGGGACTCTCACTTGGGAGAG ATCTGGATAAGCAGCCCACACAATGCTAATGGTTATTACACTGTGTACGGAGAGGAGGCTCTGCATGCTGATCACTTTAATGCACGACTGAGCTTTGGTGATACTCAGACTGTGTGGGCACGTACAGGATACCTTGGGTTTCTTCGGAGAACAGAGCTAACTGATGCAAGTGGAG AGAGACACGATGCTCTGTATGTGGTTGGTTCCTTGGATGAGACTTTGGAGTTACGTGGCATGAGATATCACCCAATCGACATAGAAACATCTGTCATTCGAGCGCACAAAAACATTGCAGAGTG TGCTGTCTTCACATGGACAAATCTGCTGGTAGTTGTATTGGAACTTGATGGACCAGAACAAGAAGCACTAGATCTGGTGGCATTGGTGACCAATGTAGTTTTGGAGGAGCATTACCTTATTGTGGGAGTTGTGGTGATTGTGGATCCTGGTGTTATCCCAATTAATTCTCGTGGAGAGAAGCAGCGTATGCATTTACGAGATGGGTTTCTGGCTGATCAGCTGGATCCTATTTATGTTGCCTACAACATGTGA
- the LOC108701408 gene encoding disco-interacting protein 2 homolog A isoform X4, with translation MWDCAGCLPLPLIVVTGSERGSQMLKCFFVRAAVVTSLCTFDCFLYLSEPTNPLTSRFKLADVELMQQHADTYSDITQKGYEKKRAKLLARYIPLIQGIVHGWVDPSLQAENKLAGSSQILITANKQQRSRSTSSRDERFRSDTSSASEDEGSLFRQGHITSTPLQGHSSVEPWISRITQGSSTSSSASSTSSHPGAKPTASNSCPVIAAATMLADVMAHAQMESISAPPDVTTGLVGHSHHERPQMASVRGVPRGFNSSILETANGVPVNSRVSSKIQQLLNTLKRPKRPPLREFFLDDFEELLEVQQPDPNQPKSEGAEIALLKGEPLGVVSNWPPSLLTALNRWGTTQPKAPCLTSLDTTGKTLYTLTYGKLWSRSVKLAYTLLNKLTNKNEPLLKPGDRVALVFPNSDPVMFMVAFYGCLLSELIPVPIEVPLTRKDAGSQQIGFLLGCCSVSLALTTDACQKGLPKAQSGDVVTFKGWPRLAWFVIDGKHLMKPPKDWHPHIRDASKDGAYIEYKTSKEGSTMGVIVSQAAMLAHCHTLTQACGYSEAETLINVLDFKRDAGLWHGVLTSVMNRMHVISIPYALMKVNPLSWIQKVGAYKARVALVKSRDMHWSLLAQRDQRDLSLSSLRMLIVADGANPWSISSCDAFLNVFQSRGLRPEVISPCASSAEALTLSMHRPPDLGGVPPGKAVLSMNALSYSVIRADTEEKLSVLTVQDVGQVMPGACMCVVKTEGAPYLCKTDEVGELCVSSCSTGTAYFGLQGITKNVFETVPLTASGEALCNQTFTRTGLLGFIGPERLVFVVGKVDGQMIVSGRRHSCDDVVATALAVEPMKFVYRGRIAVFSVNVLHDERIVLVAEQRPDSSEEDSFQWMSRVLQAIDSIHQVGVYCLALVPANTLPKAPLGGIHISETKQHFLEGSLHPCNVLMCPHTCVTNLPKPRQKQPDVGPASMIVGNLVAGKRIAQACGRDVSQLEDNDQAKKFLYLADVLQWRAQTTPDHILLLLLNSKGAVSSSATCLQLHKKAERIAAGLVEKAHLSVGDHVALVYPPGIDLIATFFGCLYAGCIPITVRPPHPQNLATTLPTVKMIVEVSKSSCILTTQAIMRLLKSKEAAAAVDVKTWPTILDTEYFLIRAPYNETFPYSMISLGNLNKNPSDHNKELKYHAIKLNIPEIVLKNGTLMKEVYSEDMPKKKVLRAFRPASPETLAYLDFSVSTTGLLAGVKMSHSACSALCRSIKLQCELYPSRQIAICLDPYCGLGFALWCLCSVYSGHQSILVPPLELETNASLWLCAVSQYKVRVTFCSYSVMEMCTRGLGTQTGTLRSRGVNLSCVRTCMVVAEERPRISLTQSFSKLFKDLGLSTRAVSTTFGCRVNVAICLQPNRLGKLADQGTAGPDPTTVYVDMRALRHDRVRLVERGSPHSLPLMESGKILPGVKVIIAHTETKGPLGDSHLGEIWISSPHNANGYYTVYGEEALHADHFNARLSFGDTQTVWARTGYLGFLRRTELTDASGERHDALYVVGSLDETLELRGMRYHPIDIETSVIRAHKNIAECAVFTWTNLLVVVLELDGPEQEALDLVALVTNVVLEEHYLIVGVVVIVDPGVIPINSRGEKQRMHLRDGFLADQLDPIYVAYNM, from the exons GTGACATCACTCAGAAAGGCTATGAGAAGAAGAGAGCTAAACTACTAGCTCGCTACATCCCTCTCATTCAAGGTATAGTCCATGGCT GGGTAGATCCTTCACTGCAAGCAGAGAACAAGCTTGCAGGCTCctctcaaattttaataactgCAAACAAGCAGCAGAGGTCCCGTTCCACCAGCTCAAGGGATGAACGCTTCCGATCGG ACACGTCTTCTGCCTCGGAGGATGAGGGTTCATTGTTCCGCCAGGGGCACATCACATCCACACCGCTCCAGGGTCATTCCAGCGTGGAGCCCTGGATTAGCAGAATAACCCAGGGCTCCTCCACCTCATCATCTGCATCCTCCACCTCATCCCACCCAGGAGCCAAGCCTACTGCCTCCAATAGCTGTCCAGTCATCGCAGCTGCTACAATGCTGGCAGACGTCATGGCACATGCCCAGATGG AGAGTATTTCTGCTCCACCAGATGTAACAACAGGCCTGGTGGGACACTCTCACCATGAACGCCCACAGATGGCCTCAGTCCGAGGTGTTCCACGGGGGTTCAACAGCAGCATCCTAGAAACAGCTAATG GGGTTCCAGTAAACAGCAGAGTTTCTTCCAAAATACAGCAACTCCTCAATACATTAAAAAGGCCAAAGCGCCCACCTCTTAGAGAGTTCTTTTTGGATGATTTTGAGGAGCTCCTTGAAG TCCAGCAACCAGATCCAAACCAGCCTAAATCAGAGGGTGCAGAGATAGCTTTGCTCAAGGGGGAACCACTAGGGGTGGTGTCTAACTGGCCACCTTCATTGCTGACTGCTCTGAATCGATGGGGAACCACACAACCAAAAGCTCCCTGTCTAACCTCCTTGGACACAACTGGGAAAACTCTCTACACACTCACTTATG GCAAGCTGTGGAGTCGTAGTGTTAAACTGGCCTACACCCTCCTCAACAAGCTGACCAACAAGAATGAGCCGCTGCTGAAACCAGGGGACAGG GTTGCGCTCGTTTTTCCCAACAGCGATCCTGTTATGTTCATGGTTGCATTTTATGGCTGCCTTTTGTCAGAGCTGATTCCTGTGCCCATCGAAGTACCACTTACCAGGAAG GATGCTGGCAGTCAGCAGATTGGATTTCTTCTGGGGTGCTGCAGCGTGTCCCTAGCTCTCACAACAGATGCCTGTCAGAAAGGACTTCCCAAAGCCCAGAGTGGTGATGTGGTAACATTTAAAG GTTGGCCTCGCTTGGCATGGTTTGTTATTGATGGCAAACACTTAATGAAGCCTCCCAAAGACTGGCACCCTCATATCAGAGATGCCAGCAAAGATGGGGCTTACATAGAG TATAAGACCAGCAAAGAGGGCAGTACTATGGGTGTCATAGTGTCTCAGGCTGCAATGTTGGCACACTGCCATACTCTGACACAGGCATGCGGCTACTCTGAAG CGGAAACATTGATCAATGTTCTGGACTTCAAGCGGGATGCTGGACTTTGGCATGGTGTGCTGACA AGTGTTATGAACCGGATGCATGTGATCAGCATTCCGTATGCTCTGATGAAAGTCAATCCTCTATCCTGGATCCAGAAAGTTGGTGCCTATAAAG cACGTGTGGCCCTTGTCAAATCGCGTGACATGCACTGGTCCCTCCTGGCACAGCGAGACCAGCGGGATTTGAGCCTTAGTTCCCTGAGAATGCTGATTGTAGCAGATGGAGCAAATCCAT GGTCAATATCTTCCTGTGATGCCTTTCTCAACGTCTTCCAGTCTCGAGGCTTACGTCCTGAAGTAATTTCACCCTGTGCCAGCTCTGCTGAAGCGCTAACATTGTCAATGCATAG ACCACCAGATTTAGGCGGAGTGCCACCCGGAAAGGCTGTTTTATCCATGAATGCACTAAGCTACAGTGTTATACGTGCAGACACTGAAGAGAAGCTGTCTGTGCTGACTGTGCAGGATGTGGGCCAGGTCATGCCTGGAG cttGCATGTGTGTAGTAAAAACTGAGGGGGCACCATACCTATGCAAGACGGATGAGGTTGGTGAGCTCTGTGTGTCCTCTTGCTCCACTGGCACAGCATATTTTGGTCTCCAAGGGATCACCAAGAATGTATTTGAG ACTGTTCCACTGACTGCAAGTGGGGAGGCTTTGTGTAACCAAACCTTTACCAGAACTGGGCTACTTGGCTTCATAGGGCCA GAGCGGCTGGTGTTTGTGGTGGGGAAGGTGGACGGACAAATGATTGTAAGCGGGCGAAGACACAGCTGTGATGATGTAGTTGCGACAGCCTTGGCTGTGGAACCAATGAAATTTGTTTACAGAGGAAG GATAGCTGTGTTCTCAGTAAATGTTCTGCACGATGAGAGGATAGTACTGGTTGCAGAACAACGCCCTGATTCCTCTGAGGAGGACAGCTTTCAATGGATGAGCAGAGTACTTCAG GCCATTGACAGCATTCACCAGGTTGGTGTGTACTGTCTGGCCTTGGTTCCTGCCAACACTCTGCCCAAAGCACCACTTGGTGGAATTCACATCTCAGAAACCAAGCAGCACTTTCTGGAGGGCTCCCTGCATCCATGTAATGTTCTTATGTGCCCACATACTTGTGTTACCAACCTACCTAAGCCACGCCAAAAACAGCCAG ATGTGGGTCCTGCATCTATGATTGTGGGGAATCTGGTGGCAGGGAAGCGCATTGCACAAGCTTGTGGGAGGGATGTGTCTCAGCTTGAAGATAATGATCAagcaaaaaag tttttgtacTTGGCCGATGTATTGCAGTGGAGGGCCCAAACTACCCCCGATCATAtccttcttttacttctgaactcTAAG GGTGCAGTGTCCAGTTCTGCCACTTGTTTGCAGTTGCACAAAAAGGCAGAACGCATTGCTGCTGGGTTGGTTGAGAAAGCTCACCTCAGTGTTGGTGATCATGTGGCCCTGGTGTATCCTCCAg GAATTGACCTAATTGCCACATTTTTTGGCTGCCTTTATGCTGGCTGCATCCCAATCACTGTACGGCCTCCTCACCCACAAAACCTTGCTACCACACTGCCCACTGTTAAAATGATTGTAGAG GTGAGCAAATCATCTTGTATCCTTACAACACAAGCAATAATGCGACTTCTTAAGTCTAAGGAGGCTGCTGCAGCTGTGGACGTTAAAACATGGCCAACTATTTTGGACACAG AGTATTTCTTGATCAGAGCACCATACAATGAAACGTTTCCATATTCTATGATAAGCCTTGGAAACCTCAACAAAAACCCATCTGATCATAATAAAGAACTCAAGTACCATGCCATCAAATTGAACATCCCGGAAATTGTACTGAAGAATGGGACCCTGATGAAGGAGGTCTACTCAG AGGACATGCCAAAGAAAAAAGTATTGCGTGCTTTTAGGCCAGCCTCACCCGAAACTCTGGCATATCTGGATTTCAGTGTGTCTACTACGGGATTATTAGCAGGAGTAAAG ATGTCCCATTCAGCATGCAGTGCCTTATGCCGCTCCATTAAGCTACAGTGTGAACTGTATCCTTCTCGTCAGATAGCGATCTGTCTGGATCCATACTGTGGTTTAGGCTTTGCTCTCTGGTGCCTGTGCAG tgtATATTCCGGACACCAGTCTATTCTGGTGCCTCCATTGGAGTTGGAGACCAATGCCTCCCTATGGCTTTGCGCTGTTAGCCAATACAAAGTACGTGTCACTTTCTGCTCTTACTCTGTTATGGAAATGTGCACCCGAGGCCTAGGAACACAGACTGGTACCTTGAGG TCACGAGGTGTGAACCTTTCCTGTGTACGCACATGCATGGTAGTAGCAGAGGAGCGCCCACGTATTTCTCTTACTCAGTCCTTCTCGAAATTGTTcaaggacctggggctttccaccAGGGCTGTCAGCACCACATTTGGCTGCAGAGTCAACGTGGCCATTTGTTTACAG CCCAACAGACTGGGCAAGCTTGCTGACCAG GGTACTGCTGGTCCTGACCCAACCACTGTGTATGTAGATATGCGAGCCCTTCGGCATGATAG ggtGCGCTTAGTTGAGAGGGGGTCTCCACACAGTCTTCCACTGATGGAATCTGGGAAG ATTCTCCCTGGTGTTAAAGTTATCATTGCACACACAGAGACCAAAGGACCACTTGGGGACTCTCACTTGGGAGAG ATCTGGATAAGCAGCCCACACAATGCTAATGGTTATTACACTGTGTACGGAGAGGAGGCTCTGCATGCTGATCACTTTAATGCACGACTGAGCTTTGGTGATACTCAGACTGTGTGGGCACGTACAGGATACCTTGGGTTTCTTCGGAGAACAGAGCTAACTGATGCAAGTGGAG AGAGACACGATGCTCTGTATGTGGTTGGTTCCTTGGATGAGACTTTGGAGTTACGTGGCATGAGATATCACCCAATCGACATAGAAACATCTGTCATTCGAGCGCACAAAAACATTGCAGAGTG TGCTGTCTTCACATGGACAAATCTGCTGGTAGTTGTATTGGAACTTGATGGACCAGAACAAGAAGCACTAGATCTGGTGGCATTGGTGACCAATGTAGTTTTGGAGGAGCATTACCTTATTGTGGGAGTTGTGGTGATTGTGGATCCTGGTGTTATCCCAATTAATTCTCGTGGAGAGAAGCAGCGTATGCATTTACGAGATGGGTTTCTGGCTGATCAGCTGGATCCTATTTATGTTGCCTACAACATGTGA